The sequence agatcttgagaaatagaaaaaacggagaagaacacatacttatgtggttacaaaggggggagggagggagggagggagggagaggggtttttattgatcaatctgtagataagaactgctttgggtgaagggaaggacaacactcaatacaaggaaggtcagcctaattggactggattaaaagcaaagaggtttccggtataaaatgaaagcttcaaaggtcagcggagcaggggctggggtctggggaacttggtttgaggggacttctaagtcaatgggcaaaataattctattatgaaaacactctgcatcccactttgaatggtggcgcctggggtcctaaatgccaacaagcggccatctaagatacatcaattggtctcaactcccctggagcaaaggcaaaggaagaacaccaaggtcacacgacaactaagaacccaagagacagaaaggaccacatgaaccagaggcctacattatcctgagaccagaagaactagttggtgcccggccacaatcgatgtctgccctgtcagggagcacaacagacaactcctgagggagcaggagaccaagaccccaaattcttattaaaacaccacacctaatggtatgattgcgacgagaggaatcccagagacaatgctccccagaacttctgatggcacaggacaggaacgatccccgaagacaactcatcaggcatgaaaaggactggtcagtggggggggggagtgatgctgatgaagagtgagctaattaaatcagctggacacgggagagtgtgttggcaactcttgactggaggggggatgggaagatagagagagagggaagatggcaaaattggcacgaaacgagagactgtgggggctgactcaatagggggagagcaagtgggagaagggagtaagatgtatgtaaacctacatgtgacagactgattggaatggtaaatgttcacttgaagcttaataaaaaaaaaatttaaaaaaaactgcatacaaaaaaaaaaaaagtacagctagaatgctacTTATAAGTGATAATGGGGAGACTTCGATActcatagtttggacatgttatccagatGGACCagtcctgcagaaggacatcacacttggtgaaAACCCTCCACCTTTTTGAAGATCAGggaaaagaccctcaacaagacggattgacacagtggctgtaacaatgggtttcaagcataaaaacaatcacgagcatggcacagaaccaggctgtgttttgttctggtgtacataaggtcactaggagtcaggacagactggacggcacctacaaCAACAGCGTGGATGAGCAGCCTTACACTGGAAACAATCAGCTTATGctgagaaggagagaggaagagggtgATTATTCCACTGCATATATGGTGACACAGAGGTTCAAGGAATTTGAGAGTCACAAAAGTTCATATAACCAGAAATGATTGGTTTACGACAGAAATTTAGCTCTTTGACCCCAATTCCAGTGCACTTTCATCCTATTATTTCACTCCGTCTGTCTAAGAGATCATGCAAATTAAATTGCCCTTCAATTTGTTGTGGTCATTTCAATATCTCCAGTTTATGGCTGAATATTATCTATTCAAAGGCTACATTAGCAGTATTACCAGTCTGGAAATCATTCTAAGATGTTTTTATTCTAATGGACATTTATTTGGACAAGATGAATGTAATACAAAATTCATTCGGGAATACCAAAGAATCATACTTTAAAATTTATGTTCTGGTGCTCCCATGAATGAATAATCAATCGcagaaattcaggaaaaaaaaagaaaaagactaaaaaaaaaaaaacagattagaaTAGGAAGGCTCAtcctaaaaatttttaaataaattacagtgtttctattattaaactggaaccctggtagctcagtggataagaatacggctgttaaccaaaaggtcaccattttgaatccaccagtcactccttggaaattctatggggcaattccactctgtcctatagggtcactacgagtccgaAACATCtcaacaacaggttttttgtttgtttgtttgttttgacttattattaaaatattgttaTATTGGGACAAACAGGCATTCAAGAATCATGTGAACATCTTTCTTTAGCATTATGAGAAAGATAAAATTGTATCTCTTTCTTACTCCATACATGAAAACAGGTTCTGAAATCAAAGCTGAAAATTTAGATGACATGAACATACAGACTtcacaggaaaaacaaaagaaaataaattgctgaAAGAAACATTGAGGAGAAAACGACAATTAGTCCTatagaaaaaaatggacagaagGTACCATTAAAGTGTCCAAATTAAAGGAATACAAATAACTCTAAAATGTTTGAAGAGTTGTGCAATCAGGCTCATATTAATAAAGGACAAATGAAAATTTCCTTTAGCTATCATTGTCACATATCTGAATGGCACATAATCAACAGTCAATTATTATTTGACAATTATGAGCTCTATGGATACATAGACTTGATAACTACTGGAGAATATGGGAGTGTTCAGGAGACTTGGCAAAATGAATTTAAATATAAAGTGTTTCTTATAACGTGTTCTTAATGATAATAAAACAGCAGAAAAAGGTAGAAAATTTTAATTGTTGAGTTTTTGTCCTCTAGAGATTGGAGCAACAGATAGTCTCTAGGGTTCATGTCCCAAGGTTGTGACACAGATACAAGATGCATATACTTTACTCCCAACCAAGTTTCCCAGAGGCAGGAGAGGCCTTCTCTTTGCCATTAGCAGGTttcttttaaggtttaaagtcATAATGATATTAACTACCAAGTAGGGTATCTAGGAAACAGCTTGAAAGGGGGAAAACATAAACGTTAGAGGTAGAGAGTTCTTGAGGAATACCAAGCCATCACAAAAGGTACTTGTCTGAACATGCAAGATACAGGATGTGCACCCCTTATGCAGAGATTTGCATAGAGGATTGGCCCCTTAATAATAGTGCTCTGAATGACAGGTACCTCGGGTGGGGCAATAGAAGAGCCTTGAGAGATTTGAGAatgtatattttcatatttttgtaaatttttggaGCAGTTGTCAAGGTAGAGTAGAAAAGCATTTAACCAGACTGGAATAATCAGAGATTGAATAGGATCtttagtaaaaaaacaaaatctatctgcctgcctgcctgcctgcccgcccgcctgcccgcctgcccgcccgcccgtccgcccgcccgcctgcctgcctgatctatctatcatctatctttccaGCTTTAACTAAAACTACACAGCACATAGCAGAGAATACAAGTATCCCCTGAGagcaaaagaacaataaaatgggAGCAAATTAAAGGAAGAAATTTTAGCTATCCTATTTCCTTGACTGAATGGGAAAATACATTTATCATCAAATTAATATCAACATTTGGGAGAGAAAAGACCCATTACATTAAAGACATATATTTGGTTAAAATTAAGATTTAAATGCCTTAGATAAATGAAATAcattgttaaagaaaaaaatctgatatttaaaatgACTAATTGTGCAATGGGATTGCCTTTTGAGGTTGTCTTCAACACTCAGCTTTATATAGGAACAGGATAGGGCCATTGAGGGACTCAGCATAGCACATGACCTGACATCTTTATTTCAGGACCATCTGAAAATGATGTGTTGAGTTTCAGAATCAGAGACAAACTTAGCACAAATCGTAGACAGAGAAAGAGTTTCCCATTATGTTGGGATCTAAGAGGTGCTGGGTGCCAATTCTAGAAATACAATGATTCTTTGTATTACTGTTTTCTCATGAAATGACTTAATTGTGCACTACGATTCCATGTTTTTAATTCTTATAGACACGTAAATAGAGGGAATGAATGAGTATCCTGATGTGTTGAAGGAAGAGAAGTGAATGGAAGAGGCTGTGGAATTGGGAAATTCTAAGTCCAAGAGTTTTTAGTTATTCCTGTGTTTCATCTGGATGCTGCTCTCTACTATatctctgtggcacctaacagtGTCATTGgactattttccataattttaGAGTCTCTAGTTTGCTCAAAATTTAAGGCGGTCATCATTAACAAAGGAAATACATTAGTAGGTAGACTTATAAGATGGTCCGTTGTATGGGGTTGAGAAATGAATACATGGCTGGGGATCATAGACTGGATTTTATCTGCATGTCATTGTGAAAGTTGAGGCATCTTCTGACTGCTGTTCTGCCATCTTTAGAATAAGGGTGTAGACTGGATTATATTTATCATCTGCTCTAGTCTTTTTATTCCTCAAACAACGAGGGAGAATTGGAACTCAGAACTACCGGATTTGAAGAACGAAAAAATGTTACTGACAAGTCGACTTAGAATCATGGGGACCTCATGAGTATAAGAGCAGGAAAATTCATAAatttttcagtgtctgatttttcagaattacgTCACCAACCCACTGTtcaaaggtgcctgtgggtggacagGAACCTTCAAATTTCTGGTATCTAGACAAAAGCATTAACCAAAGGTGTCACACAGGCTGCTAAAAAGTAATTGAGATTTATATTGATATGAGTGATACTGTGTCAGAAAGAAAAACATAGATTAAAGTATTAcacagaattaaaataaaaacacagatgGGAAGTGTTAAGGCTACCCATTCTTTATGTCCATAGTGTGTACATGTTATCAAATGATTAAATGATATATTTTAGATtattctgatttttgttattgactgtGAGGTTGACATAATCCAACATCAGGCTAGGCTTGTCTTCTATGAACTGATAACATTCAAGGAGAACTGAAGGCGCTATGTGAGTACTTGACTTAAAATTACCATACAGTCTCTAAGTTCTTTAAGTCATAATcaggttttaaaattttagaaatttacCACATTTTGGTTAATAAAAACATAGATTCTGAAAGAGATATTCTTTCCGTTCCTGGCAAGCGGAAGTTGATCCAAGCTTCCTATATCCCCactctctttaattttttttttttttttttaacttctaggaCTGGCTTTCAGATTTTGACAAACAGAAGCCATGTTGTTGTCAGAGTGTAATAAAAGTGGTGTCACATTCACCCTTTTGGGCTTCTCAGATTACCCAGAAGTACAGGTTCCCCTCTTCTTTGTATTTCTGACCATCTACAGTGTTGCTGTTGTAGGGAATGTTGGGATGATTGTAATCATCAAAATTAACCCCAAACTGCACatccccatgtactttttcctcagccacctctcaTTTGTGGATTTCTGCTATTCCTCCATTGTTGCTCCCAAGATGCTGGAGAACCTAGTTGTAGAAGACAGAACCATTTCACTTTTAGGATGTGTATTGCAGTTCTTTCTCTTTGGTACCTTTGTAGTGACTGAATCCTTTGTATTATcagtaatggcctatgaccgctttgtggccatttgcaaccctctgctctacacTGTTGCCATGTCCCGGAGACTCTGTGCTATGCTGGTGTTGGGATCATATGCATGGGGAGTAGTGTGTTCCTTGGTAAACACATGCTCTACTTTCAAATTATCTTTTCGTGGTTTCAACACAGTCAATCACTTCTTCTGTGAGCTCTCCTCAGTTCTCACTCTTT comes from Loxodonta africana isolate mLoxAfr1 chromosome 13, mLoxAfr1.hap2, whole genome shotgun sequence and encodes:
- the LOC100662171 gene encoding olfactory receptor 5D18-like — its product is MLLSECNKSGVTFTLLGFSDYPEVQVPLFFVFLTIYSVAVVGNVGMIVIIKINPKLHIPMYFFLSHLSFVDFCYSSIVAPKMLENLVVEDRTISLLGCVLQFFLFGTFVVTESFVLSVMAYDRFVAICNPLLYTVAMSRRLCAMLVLGSYAWGVVCSLVNTCSTFKLSFRGFNTVNHFFCELSSVLTLSCSDTSLTQLLLFIFVTLNDVITLLIILTSYVFIVVTILKMRSASSRRKAFSTCASHLTAITLFHGTILFLYCVPNSKNSRYTFKVASVFYTVVIPMLNPLIYSLRNKDVKNTFSKIRDIKFFFH